A stretch of the Saccharolobus caldissimus genome encodes the following:
- the rpoA1 gene encoding DNA-directed RNA polymerase subunit A' — translation MSEKIIKGIKFGILSPDEIRKMSVTAIITPDVYDEDGTPIEGSVMDPRLGVIEPGQKCPTCGNTLGNCPGHFGHIELVRPVVHVGFVKHIYDFLRATCRRCGRIKIAEEEIEKYARIYNAIKKRWPSAARRLTEYVKKTAIKAQVCPHCGEKQYKIKLEKPYNFYEERKEGVVKLTPSDIRERLEKIPDSDVEILGYDPKTSRPEWMILTVLPVPPITIRPSIMIESGIRAEDDLTHKLVDIVRINERLKESIDAGAPQLIIEDLWDLLQYHVATYFDNEIPGLPPSKHRSGRPLRTLAQRLKGKEGRFRGNLSGKRVDFSSRTVISPDPNISIDEVGIPEIVAKTLTVPERVTTWNIERLRQFVINGPDKWPGANYVIRPDGRRIDLRYVKDRKELASTLAPGYIVERHLVDGDIVLFNRQPSLHRISMMAHRVKVLKGLTFRLNLLVCPPYNADFDGDEMNLHVPQSEEAIAEAEEIMLVHKNIITPRYGGPIIGAAQDYISGAYLLTLKTTLLTKEEAQDILGVADVKIDLGEPAILAPKEYYTGKQIVSAFLPSDFNFHGQANISSGSRLCKNEDCPHDSYVVIKNGKLLEGVFDKKAIGNQQPESILHWLVKEYSNEYGKWLMDNLFKVFIRFIELQGFTMRLEDVSLPIEVKKEIYNEIDKAKVEVNNLIEKYKNGELEPIPGRTLEESLENYILDTLDKLRSTAGDIASKYLDPFNYAYIMARTGARGSVLNITQMAAMLGQQSVRGERIKRGYMTRTLPHFKPNDISPEARGFIYSSFRSGLSPIELFFHAAGGREGLVDTAVRTSQSGYMQRRLINALSDLRVEYDGTVRSLYGEVIQIAYGDDGIFPMYSAHGKTIDVNRILERVVGWKI, via the coding sequence ATGAGTGAAAAAATAATAAAAGGAATAAAATTCGGTATATTATCTCCAGACGAAATAAGAAAAATGTCAGTTACCGCAATTATAACGCCAGATGTATATGATGAGGATGGAACTCCAATAGAAGGTAGTGTAATGGATCCTAGATTAGGAGTTATTGAGCCTGGTCAAAAATGTCCTACATGCGGGAACACATTAGGAAATTGTCCGGGGCATTTTGGACATATAGAATTAGTTAGACCAGTTGTTCATGTAGGATTTGTTAAACATATCTATGATTTTCTAAGGGCTACATGTAGAAGATGTGGTAGGATAAAAATTGCTGAAGAAGAAATTGAAAAATATGCTAGAATATATAATGCTATAAAGAAAAGATGGCCTTCTGCTGCTAGGAGGTTAACAGAATATGTAAAGAAAACTGCTATTAAAGCTCAAGTTTGTCCTCACTGTGGTGAGAAACAGTATAAAATAAAACTAGAAAAACCTTATAATTTTTATGAAGAAAGAAAAGAAGGAGTAGTGAAATTAACACCATCAGATATAAGAGAAAGATTAGAGAAGATTCCAGATTCAGATGTGGAAATTTTAGGATATGATCCTAAAACTAGCAGACCAGAATGGATGATATTGACAGTCTTACCTGTACCACCTATAACTATAAGGCCTTCCATAATGATAGAAAGCGGTATAAGAGCAGAGGACGATTTAACTCATAAATTAGTAGATATAGTTAGAATAAATGAAAGGTTAAAGGAGAGTATTGATGCAGGTGCTCCACAATTAATAATAGAAGATTTATGGGATCTTCTCCAATATCATGTTGCAACATACTTTGACAATGAAATTCCAGGCTTACCACCTTCTAAGCATAGATCTGGAAGACCACTAAGAACTTTAGCTCAGAGATTAAAGGGAAAAGAAGGTAGATTTAGAGGTAATTTATCAGGAAAAAGAGTGGACTTTTCATCGAGAACCGTAATTTCGCCAGATCCAAATATTAGCATTGATGAGGTAGGAATACCAGAAATTGTGGCTAAAACACTTACAGTACCAGAACGAGTTACGACATGGAACATAGAAAGATTAAGGCAGTTTGTTATAAATGGGCCTGATAAATGGCCAGGTGCAAATTATGTAATAAGGCCTGATGGTAGAAGAATTGATTTAAGATACGTTAAGGATAGAAAAGAGCTAGCTTCTACTTTAGCACCAGGATATATAGTAGAAAGACATTTAGTTGACGGGGATATTGTGCTATTTAATAGGCAGCCCTCTCTACATAGGATTTCAATGATGGCTCATCGTGTTAAAGTGTTAAAAGGATTGACTTTTAGGCTTAATTTATTAGTATGTCCACCTTATAATGCCGATTTTGACGGCGATGAGATGAATTTACATGTACCTCAGTCAGAAGAAGCTATAGCCGAAGCTGAGGAAATAATGCTTGTACATAAGAACATTATAACACCTAGATATGGTGGTCCTATAATTGGTGCAGCCCAAGATTATATAAGTGGTGCTTATTTGCTAACGTTAAAGACTACGTTGTTAACAAAAGAAGAAGCTCAAGACATTTTGGGTGTAGCTGACGTGAAGATAGATCTAGGAGAACCCGCAATATTAGCACCTAAAGAATATTATACTGGGAAGCAAATAGTTAGTGCATTTCTTCCTAGCGATTTCAATTTCCATGGTCAAGCAAATATAAGCAGCGGCTCTAGACTGTGTAAGAACGAAGATTGTCCTCATGACTCCTATGTGGTAATTAAAAATGGAAAATTGCTTGAGGGTGTATTTGATAAAAAGGCTATAGGGAATCAACAGCCAGAAAGTATACTCCATTGGTTAGTTAAAGAGTATTCAAATGAGTATGGAAAGTGGTTAATGGATAATTTGTTTAAAGTATTTATTAGATTTATTGAATTGCAAGGTTTTACTATGAGACTTGAGGACGTGTCTTTGCCTATAGAGGTAAAGAAAGAAATTTATAACGAGATAGATAAAGCTAAAGTTGAAGTTAATAATTTGATAGAAAAGTATAAAAATGGAGAATTAGAACCAATACCAGGTAGAACATTAGAGGAGAGCTTAGAAAACTATATATTAGATACATTAGATAAATTAAGAAGTACTGCGGGTGATATAGCAAGTAAATATCTAGACCCATTTAATTATGCTTATATAATGGCAAGAACGGGGGCTAGAGGTAGTGTATTGAATATAACTCAGATGGCGGCAATGTTAGGACAACAATCGGTTAGAGGCGAAAGGATTAAAAGAGGTTATATGACTAGAACTTTGCCTCATTTTAAACCTAATGATATTTCACCAGAAGCTAGAGGTTTTATATATTCGTCATTTAGAAGTGGATTATCCCCAATTGAATTATTCTTCCACGCAGCAGGAGGTAGAGAAGGGCTAGTAGATACTGCAGTGAGGACTTCGCAGAGTGGATATATGCAAAGAAGGTTAATTAATGCATTATCAGATCTTAGAGTTGAATATGATGGCACAGTAAGAAGTTTGTATGGCGAAGTTATCCAGATAGCTTATGGAGATGATGGTATTTTCCCCATGTATTCAGCTCATGGTAAAACGATAGACGTAAATAGAATTTTGGAAAGAGTTGTGGGGTGGAAAATATGA
- a CDS encoding 30S ribosomal protein S7 has translation MSLENLRLDIKVFGKWDTKVEVRDPSLKKYICLMPVYLPHTGGRHEHRRFGKARVPIVERLINQIMRPGRNKGKKHLAYNIVKIAFDIIYLKTKQNPIQVLVRAIENSAPREEVTRIMYGGIVYYVAVDVSPQRRVDLALRHIALGAKEAAFNNPKPIEEALAEEIIAAANNDPKSFAIKRKEEIERIALSSR, from the coding sequence ATGTCATTAGAAAATTTGCGATTAGATATTAAAGTATTCGGTAAATGGGATACTAAAGTAGAGGTAAGAGATCCCAGTTTAAAGAAATACATCTGCTTAATGCCAGTTTATCTACCTCATACTGGAGGTAGGCATGAACATAGAAGATTTGGCAAAGCTAGAGTGCCCATAGTGGAAAGGCTAATAAATCAAATTATGAGACCTGGTAGGAATAAAGGAAAGAAACACCTAGCATATAATATTGTAAAAATAGCATTTGACATTATTTATCTTAAAACTAAACAAAATCCGATACAAGTGCTAGTTAGGGCTATAGAAAATAGCGCACCTAGGGAAGAAGTTACTAGAATTATGTACGGTGGTATTGTTTATTATGTAGCAGTTGATGTCTCCCCTCAGAGGAGAGTTGATCTAGCATTAAGGCATATTGCGTTAGGTGCCAAGGAAGCCGCTTTTAATAATCCTAAACCTATCGAGGAAGCATTAGCTGAGGAAATAATAGCTGCTGCAAATAATGATCCTAAGAGTTTTGCAATTAAAAGAAAGGAAGAAATAGAAAGAATAGCGTTAAGTTCAAGGTAA
- the tuf gene encoding translation elongation factor EF-1 subunit alpha, whose translation MSQKPHLNLIVIGHVDHGKSTLVGRLLMDRGFIDEKTIKEAEEAAKKLGKESEKYAFLLDRLKEERERGLTINLTFMRFETKKYFFTIIDAPGHRDFVKNMITGASQADAAILVISAKKGEYEAGMSAEGQTREHIILAKTMGLDQIIVAVNKMDLTEPPYDEKRFKEIVDQVSKFMRSYGFNMNKVKFVPVVAPTGDNVTHKSENMKWYAGPTLEEYLDQLELPPKPVDKPLRIPIQEVYSISGVGTVPVGRVESGVLKVGDKVVFMPAGKVGEVRSIETHHTKLEKAEPGDNIGFNVRGVEKKDIKRGDVAGHTTNPPTVADEFTARIIVVWHPTAVANGYTPVIHVHTASVACRITELVSKLDPRTGQEAEKNPQFLKQGDVAIVKFKPIKPLCVEKYSEFPPLGRFAMRDMGKTVGVGVIIDVKPAKVEIK comes from the coding sequence ATGTCTCAAAAGCCGCATCTTAACTTAATAGTAATAGGTCATGTAGATCACGGTAAAAGTACATTAGTTGGAAGATTGTTAATGGATAGAGGTTTTATTGATGAAAAAACTATAAAAGAGGCAGAAGAGGCTGCTAAAAAATTAGGAAAAGAAAGCGAAAAATATGCATTCTTATTAGATAGATTAAAAGAAGAAAGAGAAAGAGGATTAACAATAAATTTGACATTCATGAGATTTGAGACAAAGAAATATTTCTTTACTATAATCGATGCACCAGGACATAGGGATTTCGTTAAGAACATGATAACTGGGGCTAGTCAGGCCGATGCTGCTATCTTAGTTATTTCAGCTAAGAAAGGTGAATATGAAGCTGGAATGAGCGCTGAAGGGCAAACAAGAGAGCATATAATTCTAGCTAAAACTATGGGTCTAGATCAAATAATAGTTGCTGTAAATAAAATGGATTTAACTGAACCACCTTATGACGAAAAACGTTTCAAAGAAATAGTAGACCAAGTAAGTAAATTTATGAGAAGTTATGGATTTAACATGAATAAAGTCAAATTTGTTCCTGTAGTCGCACCTACTGGTGATAACGTTACTCACAAATCAGAGAATATGAAGTGGTATGCAGGTCCAACATTAGAGGAATATTTAGATCAATTAGAATTACCGCCTAAACCAGTAGATAAGCCCTTAAGAATACCTATCCAAGAGGTTTACTCAATATCTGGTGTAGGTACTGTACCGGTTGGTAGAGTAGAGAGTGGAGTATTAAAGGTAGGAGATAAGGTTGTATTCATGCCAGCAGGGAAAGTCGGTGAAGTAAGGTCAATAGAGACTCACCATACAAAATTAGAAAAAGCTGAACCTGGAGATAATATAGGATTTAATGTCAGAGGTGTAGAAAAGAAAGATATAAAGAGAGGAGATGTAGCTGGTCACACTACTAATCCACCAACAGTAGCTGACGAATTTACAGCAAGAATAATTGTGGTATGGCATCCTACTGCTGTAGCTAATGGATATACTCCAGTTATTCACGTTCATACGGCAAGTGTAGCGTGTAGAATCACAGAATTAGTATCAAAATTAGATCCTAGAACTGGTCAAGAAGCTGAAAAGAATCCGCAATTCTTAAAGCAAGGTGATGTAGCAATTGTTAAATTTAAGCCTATTAAACCATTATGTGTGGAGAAATATAGTGAGTTTCCCCCATTAGGTAGATTTGCAATGAGGGATATGGGTAAGACAGTAGGAGTTGGTGTAATTATTGATGTAAAACCTGCTAAAGTTGAGATAAAGTAA
- a CDS encoding 30S ribosomal protein S12 — protein sequence MSKSKSPKGLYAARKLRLKRLKFRRSQRKYKAKILKLKEKYDPLEGAPMARGIVLEKVGIESRQPNSAVRKCVRVQLVKNGRVVTAFVPGDGGVNFIDEHDEVIIAGIGGTLGRSMGDLPGVRYKVIMVNGVSLDALYKGKKQKPVR from the coding sequence ATGAGTAAAAGTAAGTCACCTAAAGGTTTATATGCAGCAAGAAAATTAAGATTGAAGAGATTAAAGTTTAGGAGAAGCCAAAGAAAGTATAAGGCGAAAATACTTAAACTAAAAGAAAAATATGATCCATTAGAAGGAGCTCCGATGGCTAGAGGAATAGTTCTTGAGAAAGTCGGTATAGAGTCTAGGCAACCTAATTCTGCAGTTAGGAAATGTGTGAGAGTTCAACTAGTAAAAAACGGTAGAGTTGTTACTGCATTCGTTCCTGGCGATGGTGGTGTAAATTTTATTGATGAACATGATGAGGTAATAATTGCGGGAATAGGAGGTACCTTAGGCAGATCTATGGGAGACCTGCCAGGAGTTAGATATAAAGTTATCATGGTTAATGGGGTATCCTTAGACGCTTTATATAAAGGTAAGAAACAAAAGCCAGTGCGATGA
- a CDS encoding nucleotidyltransferase domain-containing protein yields the protein MARNYFLDRDIIVDKLNNVYTVLTNYNPPGYIFAYLKYVYTGSGLWKGYNRVLKQYGIHNLVKLKQKFNFESCYDASFPILYLSEIRTHLKPEEKLSHLLKHSASDDLIYYLIDFIENYVRVSNLGVTGSLLLGNYHKNSDIDLVIYGCKNSLDFIESFKGFEIDKEWIIEANNNYNIDFADKLYDNKRRGIYKGKRISILFVDDKPWKYCERVCRKLGRVRFKGLISGDCKALFYPAVATVQSSNEYQISTIINYEGVFSSALLGDREVIVEGMLMKCEEENVVIVGDREVRGYIKPMQ from the coding sequence TTGGCAAGAAATTATTTCTTGGATAGAGACATTATAGTTGATAAATTGAATAATGTATATACTGTTCTTACAAATTATAATCCACCAGGATATATTTTCGCTTATTTAAAGTACGTATATACAGGAAGCGGATTATGGAAGGGTTATAATAGGGTACTTAAGCAGTACGGTATTCATAATTTGGTTAAATTGAAACAAAAATTTAATTTTGAAAGTTGTTACGATGCATCTTTTCCTATATTATATCTTTCTGAGATTAGAACACATTTAAAGCCAGAAGAGAAGTTAAGCCACTTATTAAAACATAGTGCGTCAGATGATCTAATTTATTATCTCATAGATTTTATAGAAAATTATGTGAGAGTTAGCAATTTAGGTGTTACTGGTTCCCTTCTTCTAGGGAATTATCATAAGAATTCCGATATCGATTTGGTAATATATGGGTGTAAAAATTCATTAGATTTCATAGAATCATTTAAAGGATTTGAAATAGATAAGGAGTGGATAATTGAGGCTAACAATAATTATAATATAGATTTTGCAGATAAGTTGTATGATAATAAGAGAAGAGGAATTTATAAAGGTAAAAGAATTTCCATATTGTTTGTAGATGACAAACCTTGGAAATATTGTGAAAGGGTTTGTAGAAAATTGGGGAGGGTCAGATTTAAGGGCTTAATTTCTGGGGATTGCAAAGCTTTATTTTATCCAGCAGTAGCAACGGTACAGAGTAGTAATGAGTATCAAATATCGACTATTATAAACTATGAGGGAGTATTCTCTTCCGCACTATTAGGTGATAGAGAAGTTATAGTTGAGGGAATGTTAATGAAATGTGAAGAGGAAAATGTGGTGATAGTTGGTGATAGAGAAGTTAGAGGTTATATTAAACCTATGCAATAA
- the rpoA2 gene encoding DNA-directed RNA polymerase subunit A'', with the protein MINEEDKSYLEEKVKQAAKILPNKVVEDLKNLILNKEVLITREEIDKIFELAVKDYSEGLIEPGEAIGIVAAQSIGEPGTQMTLRTFHFAGIRELNVTLGLPRLIEIVDAKKVPSTPMMTIYLTDEYKRDKEKALEVARKIEYTKVENVVASTSIDIASMSIILQLDEEMLKDKGVTIDDVKKAISKLKLGDFEITESENGVLTISFSNIDSIGALFKLRDKILNAKIKGIKGIKRAIVQKRGDEYVIITDGSNLAGVLGIKGIDISKIETNNIREIEEVFGIEAAREMIVREISKVLAEQGLDVDIRHILLVADVMTRTGVVRQIGRHGVTGEKSSVLARAAFEVTVKHLLDAAARGDLEEFKGVVENIIIGHPIKLGTGMVELTMKPILR; encoded by the coding sequence ATGATAAATGAAGAGGATAAATCATATTTAGAAGAAAAGGTTAAACAGGCAGCTAAAATACTTCCAAATAAAGTTGTAGAAGATCTCAAAAATTTAATACTAAATAAAGAAGTCTTAATAACTAGAGAAGAAATTGATAAAATCTTTGAATTAGCAGTAAAGGATTACAGCGAAGGATTAATAGAACCAGGAGAAGCAATTGGCATTGTCGCTGCGCAGTCAATAGGCGAACCAGGTACGCAAATGACATTAAGGACGTTCCACTTTGCTGGAATAAGGGAACTAAATGTTACCTTAGGTCTTCCTAGATTAATTGAAATAGTTGACGCTAAAAAAGTCCCTTCGACACCCATGATGACTATATATTTAACTGATGAATATAAACGTGATAAGGAGAAAGCATTAGAAGTGGCTAGGAAAATAGAGTATACAAAAGTAGAAAATGTGGTTGCGTCAACTAGTATAGATATAGCTTCTATGTCGATAATTCTTCAATTAGATGAGGAAATGCTAAAAGATAAAGGTGTTACTATAGATGATGTAAAAAAGGCAATAAGTAAATTGAAATTAGGAGATTTTGAAATTACTGAATCAGAAAATGGAGTATTAACTATAAGCTTTTCAAATATAGATAGTATAGGAGCTTTATTTAAACTCAGGGATAAAATTCTTAATGCTAAAATAAAGGGGATTAAAGGAATAAAGAGAGCTATTGTACAGAAAAGAGGAGACGAATATGTAATTATAACCGATGGGTCAAATTTAGCTGGAGTTTTGGGCATAAAGGGGATAGATATATCTAAAATAGAAACTAATAATATTCGTGAAATTGAAGAGGTATTTGGAATTGAAGCTGCAAGGGAAATGATCGTAAGAGAGATTAGTAAAGTATTAGCTGAACAAGGTTTAGATGTAGATATTAGGCATATATTGTTAGTAGCTGATGTAATGACTAGAACTGGAGTAGTTAGACAAATAGGTAGGCATGGAGTAACTGGAGAAAAAAGCAGCGTTTTAGCTAGAGCAGCTTTTGAGGTCACTGTGAAACATCTATTAGATGCAGCAGCTAGAGGAGATTTAGAAGAATTTAAAGGCGTAGTAGAAAATATTATAATTGGGCATCCAATTAAACTGGGTACTGGAATGGTTGAATTAACAATGAAGCCTATATTAAGGTGA
- a CDS encoding NusA-like transcription termination signal-binding factor: MPEIKLTPEEIRYISLFQEVTRANVKDCVIDNENNRIIFLVESKDMGVAIGKNGINVKRLKKIIGKDIELVAYSDNLEELVKNLMSPARVRSIKLVNTNSKKSVYITVDPQDKGLAIGKNGRNVLRAKLILKRYMDIDNVVIV, from the coding sequence TTGCCTGAAATAAAACTTACGCCAGAAGAGATAAGATATATTTCTTTATTTCAAGAGGTTACAAGAGCAAACGTAAAAGATTGTGTAATAGACAATGAAAATAATAGGATAATATTTTTAGTTGAGTCTAAGGATATGGGAGTAGCTATAGGTAAAAATGGAATAAATGTAAAAAGATTAAAAAAGATTATAGGTAAAGATATTGAATTAGTAGCATATAGTGATAATTTAGAGGAATTAGTTAAAAATCTAATGAGTCCAGCTAGAGTTAGAAGTATTAAACTTGTTAACACTAATTCTAAAAAATCAGTTTACATAACAGTTGATCCTCAAGATAAGGGATTAGCTATAGGTAAAAATGGAAGAAATGTATTAAGGGCAAAGCTAATTTTAAAGAGGTATATGGATATTGACAATGTAGTTATAGTGTAG
- the rpsJ gene encoding 30S ribosomal protein S10 — translation MPTKARIRLWSTNVDNLNYVVNQIKTIVEKTGIEMRGPIPLPTTRLQVPVMRLPHGEGKKKWEKWEMRVHKRLIDIAADERVMRQLMRVRVPEDVYIEIQLI, via the coding sequence ATGCCTACTAAAGCTAGAATAAGGCTTTGGAGCACTAACGTTGATAATTTAAATTATGTTGTTAATCAGATAAAGACTATCGTAGAAAAAACAGGAATAGAAATGCGAGGTCCTATACCATTGCCTACAACAAGATTACAAGTACCAGTAATGAGACTTCCCCATGGAGAAGGTAAGAAAAAATGGGAAAAATGGGAGATGAGAGTTCATAAAAGGTTAATAGATATAGCAGCAGATGAGAGAGTTATGAGACAGTTAATGAGGGTAAGAGTACCAGAAGATGTTTATATCGAGATTCAATTAATATAA
- a CDS encoding DUF1464 family protein — protein sequence MIFVGIDPGSETYAFAFINELGSIVKYFEIPSDLVEKDSMRLAKLISNYNPVAVALPSGHGLPFYNIKNINNKEIFLLTLKDPNESGPLRNFLLSAKQYLSLYNSFTIPSVIELNSVPIERKIDVIDMGTADKVCAAFFYRIYLNMKNFILVEMGRKFTAILIVIDGKIVNGYGGTYLSGLDGEVAYLLHKYSRIDKSTIYSINRNTELIRIIAEWYSIKYNLPIIVSGYSKDLLEFGIKYHFKFKEAAVGAAFIANAYFGGSLHHYTEEGMLESSLTSISFVRLRNWQEIISWIETL from the coding sequence ATGATATTTGTTGGTATAGATCCAGGTAGTGAAACATATGCTTTTGCTTTTATAAATGAACTGGGGAGTATTGTTAAATATTTCGAAATACCTTCAGACCTTGTTGAAAAAGATTCAATGAGATTAGCAAAACTAATTTCAAATTATAATCCAGTAGCCGTAGCTCTTCCATCTGGTCATGGCCTACCTTTTTATAATATTAAAAATATTAATAATAAAGAGATTTTTTTGCTTACATTGAAAGACCCTAATGAAAGTGGCCCCTTAAGGAATTTTCTATTGTCAGCAAAGCAATACTTAAGTCTATATAACTCATTTACAATCCCATCAGTAATTGAATTAAATAGTGTCCCTATAGAAAGGAAAATTGACGTAATAGATATGGGAACTGCAGATAAGGTGTGTGCAGCGTTTTTTTACAGAATATATTTAAATATGAAAAATTTTATTTTAGTTGAAATGGGAAGGAAATTTACTGCAATTCTTATAGTTATTGATGGTAAAATTGTTAATGGATATGGAGGAACTTACTTAAGTGGTCTAGATGGAGAAGTTGCATATCTTTTACATAAATATTCTAGGATAGATAAATCAACAATATATAGTATAAATAGAAATACGGAATTAATAAGAATAATAGCGGAATGGTATTCAATTAAATACAATTTGCCAATTATAGTATCAGGTTACTCTAAAGATCTATTAGAGTTCGGTATTAAATATCATTTTAAGTTTAAGGAAGCCGCTGTAGGAGCTGCATTTATAGCAAACGCTTATTTTGGTGGGTCATTACATCATTATACAGAGGAGGGCATGTTAGAAAGTTCTTTAACTTCTATCTCGTTTGTGAGGTTGAGAAATTGGCAAGAAATTATTTCTTGGATAGAGACATTATAG
- a CDS encoding 50S ribosomal protein L30e, with the protein MSEQQISFEGELKTLLKTGKVIFGARRTIKYLKLNKVKMVIIASTLRGDLKEDILYYSRIANIPVYEYKGSGWDLGTLCGKPFMISTIGVIEEGESKILDLVRAG; encoded by the coding sequence ATGTCAGAGCAACAAATATCGTTTGAAGGAGAATTAAAAACACTCTTAAAAACTGGTAAAGTTATATTTGGTGCTAGAAGAACTATAAAATATCTAAAACTTAATAAAGTAAAAATGGTTATAATTGCATCAACATTAAGAGGAGATCTTAAGGAAGATATTTTATACTATAGTAGAATTGCTAATATACCAGTGTATGAGTATAAAGGTAGTGGATGGGATCTAGGAACATTATGCGGTAAACCATTTATGATTTCAACTATAGGAGTTATAGAAGAAGGTGAGTCTAAAATTCTTGACCTAGTAAGAGCGGGGTGA
- a CDS encoding triphosphoribosyl-dephospho-CoA synthase — translation MIEKLEVILNLCNNIAFLLSQASIMESYVFKPGNASRFQDLNNVKYIDVIKSIILSTNYYKELCIRNYLKIRRIYDTILNIIDQARKLGFEYQLFGTYLLLAPIAYVALTVNNIFDLKKTIGNTIKSLNNEEAKWFLDALKRLNLSYLGKLSFMDYRDINNIDFITLMKFSSNYDIVALNIVNEYFITFEAYNIIKENLCDNFEKNVQRAFIKILSKYPDTLISKKYGVYISLKVSKIARSISECPSEQELNMLNKFLLQNNLNPGSTADLIASSLAIYYLDEWYKKNGINWRTFLQHECDRSAE, via the coding sequence GTGATAGAGAAGTTAGAGGTTATATTAAACCTATGCAATAATATAGCGTTTCTATTGTCTCAAGCATCAATAATGGAATCCTATGTGTTTAAACCTGGTAATGCAAGTAGATTTCAAGACCTTAATAACGTAAAATATATTGATGTTATAAAAAGTATTATTTTATCGACAAATTATTATAAGGAATTATGCATCAGAAATTACTTAAAGATTAGAAGAATTTATGATACTATTTTAAACATAATAGATCAAGCGAGAAAATTAGGGTTTGAATATCAATTATTTGGAACTTATTTGCTCTTAGCTCCTATTGCATACGTCGCTTTAACGGTAAACAATATTTTTGATCTAAAGAAAACTATTGGTAATACTATTAAATCTCTAAATAATGAAGAGGCTAAATGGTTTCTTGACGCGCTAAAAAGATTAAACTTATCTTATTTAGGTAAGTTGAGTTTTATGGATTATAGGGATATTAACAATATAGATTTCATAACGCTTATGAAGTTTTCATCAAATTACGATATTGTAGCCTTAAATATTGTTAACGAGTATTTCATAACATTTGAAGCTTACAATATAATTAAGGAAAATTTATGTGATAATTTTGAAAAAAATGTTCAAAGAGCCTTCATAAAGATTCTATCCAAATATCCAGATACTTTAATTTCAAAGAAATACGGTGTATATATTTCATTGAAAGTATCGAAAATTGCTAGAAGTATTTCTGAGTGCCCATCAGAGCAAGAATTAAATATGCTTAATAAATTCCTTTTGCAAAATAATCTCAACCCAGGATCTACAGCTGATCTTATAGCCTCTTCATTAGCTATATATTATTTAGATGAATGGTATAAGAAAAATGGCATTAATTGGAGGACTTTCTTGCAACATGAATGTGATAGAAGTGCTGAATAA
- a CDS encoding bifunctional nuclease family protein — protein MSYSPKDEDYIKVDAVDAFFYPLHGIPTIVCNLEDGRQFYMFNVPAEIVMAINKTKGNKEEDIDYMRENIYDIIMFIPEIIDDFSKHIEKVIIDDIIREAGVYVATVEFKFDGVIIQKRMIPSHAIFLAIITNKPIFVKKKLVDEQEKESREGQQKL, from the coding sequence ATGAGTTATTCACCTAAGGATGAGGATTATATAAAAGTAGATGCAGTAGACGCTTTCTTCTATCCATTACATGGAATACCTACTATAGTTTGTAATTTAGAGGATGGAAGGCAATTTTACATGTTTAATGTACCGGCTGAGATAGTAATGGCCATTAATAAGACTAAGGGTAATAAAGAAGAGGACATAGACTACATGAGAGAGAATATATATGACATAATAATGTTTATACCAGAAATTATAGATGATTTTTCGAAACATATAGAAAAAGTTATAATAGATGACATAATAAGGGAAGCTGGAGTATATGTAGCAACTGTCGAATTTAAATTTGATGGAGTGATAATTCAAAAAAGAATGATTCCTAGTCATGCAATATTCCTTGCAATCATAACAAACAAACCAATTTTTGTTAAAAAGAAGCTAGTAGACGAACAAGAGAAAGAAAGTAGAGAAGGTCAACAAAAACTGTAA